In the Candidatus Bathyarchaeia archaeon genome, TGCACCATAGGGAGTTTCTATTCCGCTGCTTCCTGCAAAGAAGTCCCATTCAAGCTCGCCTGTCTGGATGTTGTATGCGTGTAGGTATCCGCCGTAGTCAATTGCGTACAGTATGCCGTCAGCGTTGCTTGACCGCCAAGAGTACATACCAAAAGCTCTTGGGTAGGATTCAGTTGGACCCCAGAGTTGCTCGCCACTGTAGAGGTCAAAGCCTTGCCATTCGGTTGAGCTTTGATAGAATTCGGTGTAGACGCCGTCTCCTGCGCTGCCCATGAGCGCCCAAGAAGTTGCCCCAACGGGTGTGGAGCGGTTTTGCACCCACAACTCTTCGCCAGTTCTTGCGTCATAGCCGATTTCCATTTGGGAACTATACCCAGCCATCATGGATCCAGTGGTTGCAAGCACAATATCGTCGGTGACTGCCGCAATTGATTGCGTCGCGGGACTGCTGTAGGAGTTAGTAGTTACGTTCCATTGTATTCCTTTTCCCCAATCCATCGTTCTTACAGTGAGCGGTCTCCAAGTCCAGGGGTTGGTTGCGTACTCCATAACGGCTTTGGTTGAGTTCCACAATGCAAGCCAATTATTCCGTCCGTCAAGGATGTATACCAGCAGTTCTCCGTTTGGACCGTAGAGGGTTGAGCCGGTGGTTGCGTTCTCGAAGCTAAACAGCCAGTCCCCTGTGTCTGGGTCATACACGTTGTATGTGCGTCCAGTTGACCATAAGTAGGGGATTGCTCCGAATTGGTTTGGTGACATGTAATCGAACTCTTGTCCAAACGAGATACTGATGTCTTTTTGGTGCCATAGGGTTTCGCCGGTTCGTAGGTCAATGCAGACAGTTCCGCCTATGCCTGCGGAGGTGCTAAGAGGCATATTGAAATAGAGTCGCCCGTACATGATTACTGGGTTGGTGAATTTGTTTTCGTAGGACATTCCAGTGTAGTAGTTTGTGTCAGTGTAGTCTCCTCCAACTACGCCTCCAATGGCTACGGGGTAGGTCCACATTATGTGTGCACTGTCTGGTGCGGTGCTGTAGGGGTTGTAGCTGTTTACGCTGGAGTCGGGAACGTCGCGGCTGGTCATCAGCCAGTCTCCTGAAATCGCCTTCCATTCGGGATTCATGTTATTTATGGGGCGCGTCCAATAGTCATTGGGGAAAGGCGTTGCGGGCCAGGGCTCTATTGGGTCTTGCTGCACAGTAACTTCGACTATGTGACTGATGCTGGGCTGGTAGTAGTCGCCAACGTATTCATTAACTGGACCTGGCGCAGGGTTCTCGTTGCTTAGTATTTGCCCAGGAAATGAGAACTGGAAGGAATAGACTCCAACAGTTTCAGGCATAAACTCGGCCCAAGCTGCCCCAACATTGTCGGAGGTAAATGGTCCAAGGGTTTGGGTTGACCCGTCAGGTTTTGTAACGTCGATTGTAAAATCTTGCCATCGGTCGCCGTAAATTGTGTTTGAC is a window encoding:
- a CDS encoding PQQ-binding-like beta-propeller repeat protein; the protein is MTLILLLSFSSLAVALPIATAHTPEWNIPTYAYLNVAPDPVGVGQTLLLTFWLDKVPPTSNTIYGDRWQDFTIDVTKPDGSTQTLGPFTSDNVGAAWAEFMPETVGVYSFQFSFPGQILSNENPAPGPVNEYVGDYYQPSISHIVEVTVQQDPIEPWPATPFPNDYWTRPINNMNPEWKAISGDWLMTSRDVPDSSVNSYNPYSTAPDSAHIMWTYPVAIGGVVGGDYTDTNYYTGMSYENKFTNPVIMYGRLYFNMPLSTSAGIGGTVCIDLRTGETLWHQKDISISFGQEFDYMSPNQFGAIPYLWSTGRTYNVYDPDTGDWLFSFENATTGSTLYGPNGELLVYILDGRNNWLALWNSTKAVMEYATNPWTWRPLTVRTMDWGKGIQWNVTTNSYSSPATQSIAAVTDDIVLATTGSMMAGYSSQMEIGYDARTGEELWVQNRSTPVGATSWALMGSAGDGVYTEFYQSSTEWQGFDLYSGEQLWGPTESYPRAFGMYSWRSSNADGILYAIDYGGYLHAYNIQTGELEWDFFAGSSGIETPYGAWPLNHPSPVIADGKVYVSSGHGYNPPLFKGAKMYCVNATNGELIWSLLGFHSYNPMLIADGYLVAYNSYDGQIYCYGKGPTATTVTAPNVGVPLGSSIILSGTVTDVAAGTNQDALAARYPNGVPAISDEDMSAWMEYLYMQQPKPNDLTGVSVHLTALDSNGNTQEIGTAVSDYLGNYAFDWTPPIPGMYTVTASFEGSASYYPSEAGASFVVSEAAAPAVTPTQPPTQTAAPTPAQTPAQTVAPSPSEAPQPATTAASPTMTYIAIGAAVVVIVVTAAALVLRKRK